From Acidobacteriota bacterium, one genomic window encodes:
- a CDS encoding ABC transporter ATP-binding protein, which translates to MTAVSLRGISKYFGDLAAVRDLDLEIASGEMVAFLGPSGCGKTTTLRMITGLIDPTSGDVLFDGKSILGVPTERRGAVMVFQKHLLFPTMDVAQNVGFGLRMAGVSKSEIAGRVTEMLELVELPGLEHRKAHELSGGQQQRVALARALIVRPNVLLLDEPLANLDANLRITMRHLIRSIQHELSITAIFVTHDQEEAVMLADRVALMFGGTLQQVGKPEGFFRSPRTAAIARFFRNSNFLPGNRIGST; encoded by the coding sequence ATGACAGCTGTTTCACTTCGTGGCATCTCGAAGTACTTTGGCGACCTTGCCGCCGTACGCGATCTCGATCTCGAGATAGCGTCCGGGGAGATGGTGGCCTTCCTCGGTCCATCTGGCTGCGGCAAGACGACGACGCTGCGGATGATCACCGGCCTCATAGATCCAACATCAGGTGACGTTCTGTTTGACGGCAAGTCAATCCTCGGGGTTCCCACCGAGCGCAGGGGTGCCGTCATGGTTTTCCAAAAGCACCTGTTGTTTCCGACCATGGACGTCGCCCAAAACGTCGGGTTCGGCCTCAGGATGGCGGGCGTATCAAAGAGCGAAATCGCGGGCAGGGTGACCGAAATGCTCGAACTTGTCGAGCTCCCAGGCCTCGAACACCGCAAGGCGCACGAACTATCTGGTGGACAACAACAACGTGTCGCACTCGCCAGGGCGTTGATAGTTCGACCAAACGTGCTGCTCCTCGACGAACCGCTCGCAAATCTCGATGCAAACCTGCGTATCACGATGAGGCATCTGATCCGTTCCATCCAGCACGAACTGAGTATCACCGCCATTTTCGTGACCCACGACCAGGAAGAGGCAGTCATGCTTGCCGACCGGGTTGCGCTCATGTTTGGCGGCACACTGCAGCAGGTCGGCAAACCCGAAGGCTTCTTCCGCAGCCCCCGAACCGCTGCGATTGCACGGTTTTTCAGAAACAGCAACTTCCTCCCTGGCAATCGAATCGGGTCGAC